DNA sequence from the Malus domestica chromosome 11, GDT2T_hap1 genome:
TTCTGTGCAGCATTGAGATGGTATTATTGTACGGTTACGTGTGAGATTATTCgttatgggttttaattttaaaaaaaatgaatatatatatatatatatatatatatatatatatatatatatgggtagtGCTAtggaaactaaatttgcaaactaaatgatgtgtcaccaataaaaataagcacgttaatcaatagTTAAGTAATGATTTAATCGTCAACttccatatcatttagtttacaaaatttagtctccctaatattATGTGTGTATGTACATACTTATGTCTGTATGCATTCAATGCATATTTATCTGTCTTCTTCTTTTGTGAGAAAATATCGGCGTTTACTTTATAAAATGTAGCAATAGTCCCTTATCTTAAACTCAATTGAatcaatgatccctcaactaaaaatccattgcCATTGGtatctcaactttaatccaactggagaaatgatcctgaactttaacccaattagagCAATGTTTCCTCAATTTTAacctaattgtagcaatggtccttccaacataactcatgtcgacaaaattctgacgaagttgacgaaaaagaccatagctacacgttttgatgagttgagggatcccaattgtagcaatggtccttccaatataacttattttgacacaATTGTGACGAAGTTGATGAaaaggaccatagctgcaccattttgatgagttgagggaccaatggtaatgaatttttagttgaggaccattactccaatttgattaaagttaagggaccattgctacaatttacttttATAAAATGGTGcagaatttcaaattttaagcgTGAATGTATATTGTTTTGGTTTGCATGGTAGATGTTACCcaattatatgcatattgtGAGCAATTCCAGAATTCGATCAAAAAATGTCTTGGTTGTATATCGTATGTCCGAAAGTTTTATTAAGTCCTCAAGCGAGATTGCTCCGTAAATGGCTCGAACGGTTTTATTATGGACAGTGATCAGTGGCATTACTGCATGATCATCAATTTGATAGTCAACTTATGATGGTACTCTAGTCCCAAGTTCTTCAACAGAGGGCATCTCTGCTACTCTCATTATCAAGTATTTGTTGCGTACAAGCTAGCATAATTACTTCTTTGCCTGTTTTGGGGCTGTGAAAATCAGTTTTACCATGTTTTTGGGGGTCAGTTGAGCATGCTAGAATTGGTAATGAGGAGACTTGTTTTTGTCGCTAGGTGATACTGCTCTGTGACTGTTCATGTCACAGGTGCAGGAATATAGGGTTCAAATCATGGGAAGAGATTGAGGAAGGGAGGGTTCATTGATGCGTCACGTGATTGCCATTTGATTATGTTTTGTCCTTTGAAAATAGGGTCAAGTATTTAGTATTTTGGTGGCTTCGTAGTTACTTTCCCCTCCGATTGATGTTTTATTTGTTCTTTCTGTGATGTCTAAGTTGTCTGTTCAAGTTACTTGTTTATGTTTTTGTAATCTTCCTTTTCtggtttcgttttatttctatATCCTTTGTTTTCCCGAAGCAATCTGTTTTCTGTTTCATACACCTTTATAATCGTGAAAATTTCTGTGACAGAAAGATAAAGGGAAGACAAATGAAGAGATCGAAAAATGCTCGAAAGAAAAAAGCCGTTGTGAGAGCTATATCTAAAACAGAGAAGGCTGTTGAGAAAGTTAAGAAGCATGAAAACAAAACCTTGAGAACTCAATCTGCAAAGTTGCTGTATGACTGAGGATTCTGGTCGACCATATTGATAGTCTTAAGATTCAACTCTTTTTATGATCCATGTATCAGTTTCCTTATAAGTTTCCTTCCCAATTGATATTTTGGTAATGAATGTAATTAGTTGGATGTTTTCGGGTCTTGACGTTGAAATTTCGCCTTAATCCATGGATGCTAGTAGACTTGTACAAGCATGAAAGCAAAAGACTCGTGCCGGACTCTCGTGTGTCCGGTGTCCCTTCTGCCTGGCAGGAATTTGGCATGAATTTGTAAAAGAGCAAACAGAAAAGCATCTTAGTTCTAATTATATGTTCTTGAAAAACACTAACAGGAATTGATCCTGTAATAAATCATTGACTCCATTCtacgggaaaaaaaaaaacaggaacTTCTTGAAAAACACTAACGTTAAGTATCAAGTTCTACAACGCTGAAGAAACACATGCCATACTTCCTGAACGAACTTCAACAAAAGCGTACTTGTACACGAAACCAACACAGGGGATAAATGTGAGTTCTTTAATACAGTTGGTATTAGAACAGAGGAATTAAAGACAATTTCTCAAAATCTCAGCTATAAAAATAATGTTCTTAACCATTTGAGGATAAGTGTCTCAACGGTAGTGTCAGTGTCTCAGTTAACTAATGCTAAAAaagaataccaaagtttaacaATGTGAGTCAATTTGGAATTTGCTTCTATAAGACCATCTCTAAGACCAACTCCAACCATGACTTATAACCTAAAATtccccttccccccccccccccccccaaaaacccactccaacccatgacctaaaataaacctaaaacctaaaactcaaatggGGGCCAAATTCCAGTCACGTTTTAAGCCACAAAGTAAAATGGGCCCCACATTTCTGCTAAAGAAAAGCAACCCCATGTTCCCCCAGCTTTCAATGCAAAAAGTAGCTGTTGGCTACTTTATATCATCAGCCCAATGCAAAAAATAGCGGTTGGCTACTTTATATCATccaagttcaatttttttttttagttttttatgtatatatattgaatCAAACGGcttagatcgaatataatcaaatctaatagtaaaaaaaaagatctaacggtctaaatttaaatccaacggctaaaataattaaaaaaaaatatttaacttaaaattcaaccaaaaactctataaatacctatgtatttgttcaaacatccacacaaaactcaattttctcctacaattcttccaatttttctttctaccatttcttctcatttccaaaattttcaagatggcaaaagagaatgttagaggtcgtaattggacatttgatgaagatattcctttatgtttggcatGGATATCTGTTAGTGAAGATGGTGTCGTCGGCACCAATCAAAATAGAAAGGATTTGTGGGGTAAAATCGTtgataagttccatgaaaactcCAACGCCGGTCGAAGGGAAGTTGGTGATGTTTATGATCGGTGGAAGATTATCAACAAAGCGTGCACTTTGTGGACgggaagcttggagagagccATGGTTGACATGCCTAATGGAAGGGGTGCCTCAGAAATTGtgagtttctttgttgatattttacttgtcatgtacataatagtattttgcaactaattatttttatgtatttgttgcatagggtgacaaagcaatgataatttacaagacaagaactacagcaaaaaatcaagcttttaagttgcatcatgcttggaacatcctcaaggattgtTCGAGGTGGGGAACCGATGCGAATCAACAATGTGGAAGATTATTTCATAATGAAGCCCCACCCCCAAATGATGTTAATGAAGGTGTGAATTTTGCCGACAATGAAGGTATCGACCAAATGAGCCTAACTTCTTCTTTGCCAAAGCCCTTGGGTAGAGATAAacaaaaggaagcaaagagaaaagggaagtcccaAGATCCGATACGTGCACAATTTGCTAGCAAAATGGCAAGAATGAACGAAAACCAGTGTCGTCGGCAAGAAGAATCGGCCCAAATGTTTTTGGCCATGAAGCAAGAAGGGGATAGGGAGCAAGAAAGGTACGCAACTAATTTGATAATGGATGACCTCGACAAATACACTCCAGAGAGGAAGAGATACTTACGTGGTAATCAAAAAGAAATTTTACGAAGGAATGCCACAATgagtatatttcaagatgatgattcaTCTCAAGACCATCACCCAAGTCCACCACCAAGTCAAGATGATGGATATCATTATTAGGTTTATGTAGTCTATGAGTTTtcgattgtattaagtttatgtggtttattaattgtcttttttttaaagtttatgtggtttatcatgattttcatgtattgatttagtgatttttcaaaatttatcggaatctaaatatttttaggttaaaatgttcataaaattaatttaggatagtctacataatttgttttttaaagttaatttaaaaaaaaattagccttaaTTCATTTTTGATAATctagggctaaaattttaggccaaaaaggttggagtagaaaagttgtttctgggctaaaacctaaattttatgggctaaatatttttaggttttaggtcaggATTGGAGATgatctaagaccatctccaacccttgggctaaaagccaaattttttagccctgaaaatttagcttttagcccagaaatatcttttctgctccaacccttctaccctaaaattttagcccgaaattattaaagaatgaaattagcctaaatttttttcttaaatcaatttaaaaaataaaaataaatatgtagattattgtaaattaattttatgaacattttgatctaaaaaaatttaaattccgataaacatttcgcatttagcccggggggaaagctggggggtatttggcccagaaatagcatttggcatttagcctaaaattttagcatgggttggagagtgtttgggggggggtaatttggcttttagcccagggttggagatggtctaatggtggcttataacctaaattttcccttcccccccccccccccaaaatccattcaaacccaaaacctaaaccaaacctaaaacctaaaacttaaaataaaggCAAATACTGGTCACAAATTTAGCTCACAAATTGAAGTGGGACCCACGGATGAGACTGAAAATTGTGCTATGAAGCCCAAACGCCCAGCCACACTTCCTCCACGTGCAGACGCGCAAGTCATTCAGCCGAGGTGAACCCCCACCCACGTGGGTGTGTCCCCCGGCGTGTATATGTAGCCAACGGCTACTTTTCTCCACCGCACGGCTGTGGTAATTGgaccgttggttaatccaacggtccacattcaaatgtttttttttagttttatatttatatatttattgaatccaacggcttagatcaaaaaagatctaacggtccaaatttaaatccaacggctaaaataatttaaaaacattatttaacttaaaattcaaccaaaaactctataaatacctatgtatttgttcaaacatccacacaaactcacttttctcctacaattcttccaatttttctttctactatttcttctcatttccaaaattttcaagatggtaaaagagcatgttagaggtcgtaattggacctttgacgaagatattgctttatgtttggcATGGATTTCTGTTAGCGAAGATGGTGCCGTCGGCaccaatcaaaataaaaaggttttgtggggtaaaatcgttgataagttccatgaaaactcCAACGCCGGTCAAAGGGAAGTTGGTGGTGTTTATCATCGGTGGAAGATTATCAACAAAGCGTGCACTTTGTGGAAGGGAAACTTGGAGAAAGCCATGATTGACATGCCTAGTGGAAGGGGCGCCTCAGAAATTGTGattttctttgttgatattttatttgtcatgtacataatagtattttgtaactaattgtttttatgtatttgttgctgtagacatcgaaatttcggtaaataaatgttgaccgataaatcaaagtgtcaacgctcatgtattacataaattttacacgtagcgtgtgtctcaacaaaaattgaaatgagttggaaaagtcatcaaataggacacgtgtcaacacctggcagaaacgacttatttcatctggaatattatattcaaagttaggccttggaaaattctataaatacaagcccatttcattcatttaaggagaggaaccaaaaaaaatcattaggcaaaactcttgaagctctgaagctctgaaactccgaagctctcaagcatccaggttcccgaagaatcaagaaagcgttcttcgttcatcgttcttccaagatcaagcccgacggcccttggatcaacaatcatccaccttcaagcccaagcctcaacggccccttgaagaaagcgttcatcgttcatcaactgttcatcttcaaggatcaagccccaacggtccCTTTGGATCGACAACACCAACAAATCCGCTCATCCGCTGTTCATCAAgcccaagccccgacggcccttgaagaaagcgttcatcgttcatcactgttcttcgagatcaagcccaaaagccctcgaagatccgttcaagcccaaaagctctcgaagatccgttcgtcactgttcttcgagttcaaagcccaaaagccctcggaaatccgttcatcactgttcttcgagatcaagcccaaaagcccttgaagatccgtcaatcaccattcttcaagatcaagcccaaaagcccttgaagatccgttcatcctcgttcatccaagatcaagcctcaacggcccttggatcaatcgcacatcccacaaatcaacaccttacggagatcgaatcagaggatcaaaatagagagagattgtaacccaaaatcatcaaaaacacaaatatttgtttgtgcacgttgttcttgtctctttcgtttcaggaattttccgtgttcacaaattggcacacCCAGTGGgacatctctacctctcatctcttcctccgttcaaggaatataagcacacttccaaaatcaatgacgtcaaggaaggctcaagctgttcccataatcggcgcaaagaacaaaggcgccctcgtcgcaactggtgtcactttgggcatcacgactcgaagcatggcaagagctacttctgccgcctctttcacctctgcatcaactctgccaagggaacaaaagcacccaaggcacgagcctttgatcaccttagcctcactaagggcaccaaggggggaaagcccaaggaaatacgccgaatccatgctctccgatgccgattcaagcgacagttcagccatgcaagtcatgactattggagcaacttcaatcgatgagcagctggctcaaatgaatgaagcaatcgcaaggctaacccgaactgtggaagaaaaagacttgcaaattgcagcactagtcaaccgactggaggcgcaggacggcgataaacccgacccagaggatgatccactaaagggaggagctggcggagacgaagaacccccggtgaagaaaatcgatgggaagccggagccagaccaagcagcggcactcatgggatctctttctatccagcagctgcaggagatgatcaccaacaccatcaaggcacagtacgaagggagctcacatacctcattgttctactcgaagccctattccaagaaaattgatgccctaaggatgccaaggggttatcaaccaccaaagttcatgcagtttgatggaaaaagaaacccaaagcagcatgttgcacatttcgtcgaaacttgcaacaacgcggggacggagggagactacctcgccaagcagtttgtgcgctcgctgaaaggaaatgcctttgagtggtacacggacctagagcctgagtccatcaacagctgggagcaattggaaagggaattcctcaaccgcttctacagcacccgccgcactgtgagcatgctagaactaacgagcacaaagcagtggaaggacgagccagttattgactacatcaacagatggcgcactctaagcctcgactgtaaagacaggctctcggaaacctcttcaatcgagatgtgcatccaaggcatgcaatggggtttgcaatacatccttcaaggcattaaaccacggaccttcgaggaattggccactcgcgcccatgacatggagttgagcatcgcccatcatgggaagaaagaaccgatcgccgactacaagaacgacaaagttcttgggacaaaggtggaaaaggctgcatggaaacccaccaaggaagcgatgacggtcaacacatctcccgtcaaaatatccacacgaggcaaggcgattcaaaccgaagcttttcgtgatcaagagatgcgtagacgcactttgaaggagcttgaggagaagacttatccattccccgactctgatgtggttgccatgctagatgacctgttggacaagaaggtgatcagtttgcctgagtgcagacggccggaagagatgaatcgtaccgacagtccaagatactgtaaattccaccgcttcatcagtcatccgacagaaaaatgtttcgtgctgaaagatctcatcatgaagctggctcagaaaggaatcatcgagttAGATCTTGATGAAGTggcgaagtcaaactataccaccttcacttctggctcttccgactcaaagttttcacctcaaccgttgggggcatcctccaagacaagcaaaattgaaggatggactcaagtcactcctaagaaattgcacaagaagcatacgtctcctccacaagtccgccaatcggaaagggggcaaagcagttcttgtcaaccttcaaagcaacgtgaacgtgttgaagatgatgaaattgcgacACAAAAATCGTCTGttgccatcacgatgcgcgacttcttgcccgaagacttcttcaataacgcggtcaaagctccttgctatgaaaattgtgaggaacgcctctcccggattgcttgacaaaattcacaaattctcctcgcccgcacgagtctaaactgcatggcacaa
Encoded proteins:
- the LOC103432735 gene encoding uncharacterized protein, with protein sequence MAKNRNKKKKTGAASMDIAEDPVSDLPQAMDTSESGAHNPSAAASNLKIKGRQMKRSKNARKKKAVVRAISKTEKAVEKVKKHENKTLRTQSAKLLYD